CGCCCTCGGCCGCCGTGGCCGCGCCGAGGCCGACGGCTGCGAGAGCGAACAACAGGCCCGGCATACGCTGTGAAATCATTCGCCCGCGAGTGTTCACTTTCGACGGTGTCTTTGCAAAGCCTCCGAGTGTGCACTGCGTCTCACTACTCGCCCCTAAGGAGCACTCGGCTTATCATGACGGCATGAAACGCACTCTCGTCATGCTCGCGATCATCCTGATCGCCGCGACTTCTTTCGCCGCTCAGACTCCCGACAGCTCCGCGCGCATCGATCAGGTGGTGCAGGAATACGTGAAGGCCGGCGCCTTCATGGGCACTGTGCTGGTCGCCCGCGATGGCCAGATCGTCTTCAGCAACGCTTATGGCGCTGCGAACGTCGGGAAGACGGCGCCGAACACGCTGGAGACGCGGTTTCGTATTGGCTCGCTCACCAAGCAGTTCACGGCCGCGGCGATCCTGGTGCTCGAGCAACGCGGAAAACTTTCCACCACTGATCTCGTGAAAAAGTATCTGCCCGACGCGCCCGCCGCGTGGAACCAGATCACGGTCGCGCACCTGCTCACGCACACTTCGGGCATCCCCAACTTCACGTCGTTTCCGGAGTACGCCGAGTTCTCGCGCCAGCCAAATACACCGCAGCAGCTCATCGACCGCTTCCGCGGCAAGCCGCTAGATTTCGCGCCGGGCACGGAAATGCGCTATTCGAATTCGGGGTATGTGCTGCTCGGGTACATCGTCGAGAAGGCCAGCGGCATGCCGTACGCGAAGTTTCTCGATGAAAACATCTTCAAACCATTGGAGATGAAAGATTCGGGCTACGAGACGAGCAATCCGCCGATCCCGAATCTCGCTCAGGGGTATGCACGCGGCTCGAGCGGACCCGAAGTTGCCCAGCCGCTTGACATGACCGTGCCGTTTGCCGCAGGCGGGCTGTACTCCACTGTCACGGACCTGCTGCGTTGGGAGCAGGCGCTGTTCGGCAACAAGCTGCTGTCGGCCGCGTCGCTGCAGAAGCTGACGACGCCGGCGAAGAACGAGTACGCCTTCGGTCTCGTCATAAGTAGTCGCGCGGGACAGCGCGTGATCGAACACAACGGAGGCATCAACGGCTTCAACTCGAAGCTCGCGTATTACCCAGCCGACAAGGTCACCGTGGTGGCGTTGTCGAACATCAACGGCAATGGCGCCGACCAGATCGTCGACACGATCGGCGCACTCGTGCACGGCGAAGCCGTGGTGTTGCCGAGCGAACGCAAGGAAGTGCAGCTGCCGCCCGAGGTGCTGAAGCAGTACGTCGGCAGCTACGAGATGAGGCCGGGGTTCGACTTCGTCATGGCAGTGAAAGACGGTCAGCTCACGATCTCACCGACCGGGCAATCGACCGACGTGCTGTACGCGGAGTCGAAGGACCACTTCTTCTCGAAGCGCATCGATGCACGTATCGAGTTCGGCCGCGACGACAGCGGCGCGGTGACGCACCTGGTCCTGCACCAGGGAGCATTCAACGGGAAGGCGCTGAAGAAGGAGTGAGGCCGGCCGGCCGCGCGCGAGAGCCGCATCGCGTCGGCGTGGGAATTGAGGCATGTCCCCTTTTGCTAGGAAATGGGGAGTGTCCCCATTTCGAACTTGGCGGTGAAGTGGCGCAGCGCTGGCGGTTCCCAGACGATCTTCATTCCCGGGAGCGAATCCTTGCGGGCGGCCACGTCGAGGATGACTTCCACGAGGTAGTCCGCATGGGACTGCGTATACACGCGGCGCGGGATCGCGAGTCGCACCAGCTCCATCGCCGCGGGTTTCTCGCTGCCGTCCACTTGCCGGCCGAACATCACCGTGCCGATCTCGCAGCTGCGGATGCCGCCCGCTTCATATAGCGCTACGGCCAACGCCTGGCCCGGGTACTGAAGCGCTGGAATATGCGGCAGCAACGAACCGGCATCGATGAACACCGCATGGCCTCCCACCGGCAGCACGATCGGGATACCCGCCGCGGTCAGCCGCTCGCCGATGTAGGTGTTGGCACGCACGCGGTACTGTAGATAGTCCTCGTCGACGATTTCCTTGAGGCCCTGCGCGATCGCTTCCAGGTCGCGCCCGGCCAGGCCGCCGTAACTCGTGAAGCCTTCCGTGAGGATCAGCCGGTTCTTGGCGTTGCGCGCCAGCTCGTCGTCGTTCACGGCCAGCCAGCCGCCGATGTTGGCGAAGGCATCCTTCTTGGCGGACATCGTCATGCCGTCCGCCGCGGAAAACATGTCGCGCACGATGTCGGGGATCGAGCGCGCCGCCTGCCCGGGTTCGCGCGACTTGATGAACCAGGCGTTCTCGGCGAAACGGCAGCCGTCGATGTAAAACGGCTTGCCGTGGCGATGCGCGATCTCGCTGACCGCCTTGATGTTGGCCAGGCTCACGGGCTGGCCGCCGCCGGCGTTGTTGGTCACGGTGATCATCACGCACGGAACCTGCGCGCCGTTCACCGCGAGAAAGGTCTCGAGCTTCGAGAGGTCCATGTTCCCCTTGAACGGGTGCAGGTTCGACGGGCTCTTGCCCTCCTCGATCAGCAAGTCGAATGCCTGCGCGCCGCTGGCCTCGATGTTGCCGCGCGTGGTGTCGAAGTGCGTGTTGGAAGGAATCTTCCGCCCCGCGCCGCCGACGATGGAAAACAGGATCGCCTCCGCCGCGCGGCCCTGGTGCGTGGGAATCACGTGTTTGAAGGGCATCAGCTCGCGTACCGCCTCTTCGAATCGTTCGAACGACGGCGACCCGGCGTACGACTCATCGCCGCGCATCAACGCGGCCCATTGCTCGGCGCTCATCGCGCTGGTGCCGGAATCGGTGAGCAGATCGATGATGACGTCCTGCGAGCGCACGGCGAACAGGTTGTAGTGCGCCGCGCGCAGGATCTGCTGGCGCTGTGCGAGAGTGGTCATGCGGATGGGCTCGACCGACTTGATGCGAAACGGTTCGATGATGGTTTTCATGGGGAGTGCCGAATTGGATTGGCCGCGATAGTACCGGCTCGACGTTCGGACCTTTGACATTTTGATAATAGTCGTACTATCGTACGCCGCATGAAAACCGGCCAGGTCGTCGATGCACTCGCTGCGCTCGCTCACACGCACCGCCTGGCGATCTATCGCCTGCTGGTCGAACAGGGTCCGGCGGGAATTTCTGCGGGGGCGATCGCGGAGCGCGTCGGCCTCGTGCCCTCCTCTCTCACGTTTCACCTGCAGTCCTTGCACCGTGCCGGGCTCATCTCGCAGGTGCGCGCCAGCCGGCAACTGATCTACAGCGCGGACTACACGGCGATGAACGAGCTCGTGGGGTATCTCACCGACAAGTGTTGCGCGGCGAGCGGCCAGAGCTGCGTTCGTAAAAAATCCGCTGCCTGAGCCGGAGACCACGATGACCGATCGGCCCTTCAACGTCCTGTTCCTGTGTACGGGCAACTCCGCACGCAGCATCCTGGCCGAAGCCCTGGTGACGCACTGGGGCCGTGGCAAGTTTGCCGGCTTCAGCGCCGGCAGCTCACCGAAGGGAAAGGTGCATCCCATCGCACTCGAACTACTGCGGCAGATGAACATGTCCACTGCCGGAATGCGCTCCAAGAGCTGGGAAGAATTCGCGCGGCCCGGCGCTCCGACGCTCGACTTCGTATTCACCGTCTGCGACAACGCCGCGGGAGAGATGTGTCCCGTCTGGCCCGGCCAGCCGATGACGGCCCATTGGGGCGTTGCCGATCCGGCGGCCATCGAAGGATCCGAGACCGAACGATGGCTCGCATTCCGTCAGGCTTTTCGCGAGCTCGAGAGCCGCATCAAGACCTTCACGAGTCTTCCGATCCGTGCGCTCGATCGGGCGAAGCTGCAGGAACGATTGCGGGCCATCGGCACAGACCAAACTACCGACGCCCTCGCCTGATGTTTCGCAGGGTGCTCGGCGAGGCGCTGGGCAGCCTGCTGCTCACGGCCTGCGTCGTCGGTTCCGGAATCATGGCCGAGCGCCTGTCAGGCGGGAACGGCGCGGTGGCGCTGCTGGCGAACACGCTGGCGACGGTGGCGGGTTTGGCCGTGCTCATCATGCTGTTCGGTCCCGTCAGCGGCGCGCACTTCAATCCTTTGATCAGCGGCGTCGCATGGTTCACGCGCCGAATCGAGGCGCGCGCGGCGGCGCGGTACGTGCTCGCGCAAATCGTCGGGTGCTGCGCCGGTGCGATCCTCGCCAACGCAATGTTCGAGCTGCCTCTCGTGGCGGCGTCCGGCCACGCTCGAACCGGCGCGGGCCAGTGGCTCTCCGAGTTCGTCGCCACCGCCGGCCTCGTGTTCATTGCTTCCCGGGCCGAATCGATCCGGGAAGCTGCCTGGCAGGTGTCGCTGTGGATAGGCGCCGCCTATTGGTTCACCGCTTCGACCTCGTTCGCCAATCCGGCCATCACCATCGCTCGCGCGCTGAGCGATACATTCGCGGGCATCCGTCCCGTGGATGTCCCAGGTTTCATCGCCGCGCAGGTTGCGGGCGCGTTGACGGGTGTGCTGCTGTTGCGCGCCTTCACCGATAAAAGATGATGACGCATGTCGAACGGGCCGCCAGCCGTTCGACCAACCGGTGAACCTCATACAGGAGCACCGAAATGCGCGTTTTAACCTCGTCAGCCTTGTGGATCCTCGCCGCTGCGGCGCAGGCATCCACTCCCGCGAACACCCCCTCCGTACCCAAAGGCGTCTACACACTCGACAAGGCGCACACCAGCCTGATCTTCCGCGTGAATCACCTGGGTTTTTCAACCTTCACCGGCCGCTTCACCGGCGTGGATGCGCGGCTCGAGACCGATCCGTCGAAACTCAGCGCGTCGAAGCTCGACGTGACCATCGACCCGGCGTCGATCGCCAGCGACAACGCACCGGACGGCTTCCTCGCGATGGTCGCTGGCAAAGGCTGGCTCGATGCGCAGGATTTCCCGACGATGCACTATCGCTCGACGAAGGTCGAAGTCATCGGCGCCAACAAAGTGCGCATCGATGGCGAGCTCACGTTCCACGGTGTCACGAAGCCGGTAGTACTCGAGGCGAAATACAACGGCGGTTACGCGGGCCACCCGATGGACCCGCACGCGCGCATCGGCTTTTCGGCGACCGGCAGGTTCAAGCGCTCGGATTTCGGCGTGACGGTGGGCGTCCCGGCGCCCGGCACGACCATGGGTGTCGGCGATGAAGTGGAAGTAGTGCTGGAGACCGAGCTGTCCGGCCCGGCGCTGGCGAAGAACTAGCCAATCACACCACGCCGCCGTTCGCGCGCAGCACCTGGCCGTTGATCCACGCCCCATCGGGCCCGGCCAGGAACGCGACGGCGGCGGCGATGTCTTCGGGCTGGCCCAGGCGCTCGAGCGGCGCGGCCTTGGCGATCCTATCTACCAGCTCCTGCGGCTTGCCGGTCAGGAACAGCTCCGTCGCGGTCGGCCCCGGCGCAACCGCGTTCACGGTGATGTTGCGGCCGCGCATTTCATTCGCGAGCACGTGGGTGAGCGCCTCCACCGCGCCCTTGGTCGCCGCATACACGCCGTACGTGGGTTGATAGAGCCCGACGACGCTCGACGAAAAGCTGATGATGCGCCCGCCGTCGCGCAGGCGCTTCGCGGCCTCGCGCATGCCGTTGAACACACCCTTGAGGTTCACCGCGATGTGCCGGTCGAACATCGCATCGTCCGCATCGGCGATCCGCGCCAGCTGCATGATGCCGGCGTTGTTCACGAGGACGTCGACCCCGCCGAATTCCGCTTCCGCCGCGTCGAACAAGCGCCGCATCGCCGCCGCATCGCTCACGTCGGCTTGCACCGCGACCGCCTTGCCGCCGTCGGCGCCAATCTGCTCGCGCAGCGCCTCCGCGTCCGCGGCACGGCCCGCGAAATTGATTACCACCGCAAATCCATCCGCCGCGAGCCGGCGCGCGATCGCCGCGCCGATGCCGCGCGATGCTCCTGTCACAATGGCGGTCTTGCTGCTGGTCATGGCGTTTCCCTTGAATTGAACGCCAGCTTACACGGGGCGTCAGATGGGTCACTTATCCTACGCCCGGCCCATGTATTGTCCGACAAGCCGGCCTGCCGCGAAGTCGGGATGAAGAAGGCATGCTCCGACGCGGCAAACGGCCTAAAAGCCCCAGGCTTCGCCTATGGTCTCCCGTCTCTCATCTCTCTTCTGCTGCCTGGTGCTCTGCGCAGCGGAAAATCTCGCCGTGGCCGACGACGCGGGCACCGCTGAACCCACCTATGTCGCCTACTCGGCCGCCGACACGGCGGTCATCGGGGTGGGCACCGCGAAAGTGCCGATGGGGTACACATCCAAGGACCCGTTGCTCGACCGCACCCAGCGCTGGGTGTTCCAGTCGGTGTGGCGCGCGGCGATGCGCATCGACCGGGTGTTCGGCGCCGAGATCGACGAATCCGCCTACCAGGAGGCGAGCGGCTCGCTCGCGCCGGCGTTGCTGTGGGATGAGTTCGACGGCTTCCAGCCGAAGCTGCGTTTCAACGTCAATTTGCCGCTGCCGCACCTCGACGAACGGTTCCACGCGTTCATCGGCCGCGTCAACCGCGACGAATACGTCACCGAGCGCAATCTCGAATCCGGCGCGTTTCCGCGCCAGTACGGCCCGGTCGAGGACGATCAGACCTTGTTAGGCCTGCGCTTCCGCTCGCCCAAGGCGGGCGCGCACTTCGACGCCGACGCGGGTGTACGCCTCAATTTCCCCGTCGACCCGTTCGTGAAGGGCAGCTACCGCTTCTTCCATGGCTCCTCCGAGAACGTGTTGTTCAGTTTCCGTGAGACGGCGTTCTGGCAGAACAGCGAGGGCGTGGGCGTCACCAGCCGCGTCGACATCGAAAAGATTTTCGACTACAGCTGGCTGGCGCGATTCACGGCGTCGGGCACGATCTCGCAGGAATCCGAAGGCGTGCGCGGTTACACCGCCTTGTCGCTGGTGCACGGCATGCCGAACCGCCGCGCGATCGCGGCCGAGCTGTTCACCAGCGGCGAGATGGACGCGGACGTGCCGCTCGGCAACTACGGCATGAAGCTCGCCTATCGCAAGAGCATTTCGCGCGACTGGTTGATCATGGAGATCCGCACCAGCCTCACCTGGCCGAAGGACGAAGCCTGGCAGGTGCGCGAGGCCACGTGGGGCGTCGGCATCGGCTTCGAGATGTTCTTCGGCACCGACGATTTCCTCGCGCGCCCGGTTACTTTTTGAGCGGCATTCAGTTCGGCGCCACCCGGTCGGTGATGTATTTGCTGAGATCGCGCACGGCTTTTTCGGCCTTTTCTCCGCCGGCGTTGGTGACGACGATCGAGATCACGTCCTGCTGCGGCAGGATGCGCAGATCCGCCACCCAATACCCATTGCTGCCGGTATGCGCCAGCAGCGACACATCGCCGTTGGGCTCCGTGAGCACTCCCCAACCCATCGCGTAGCGGTTCTTGACCGGCGTGTGCAGCAGCTTGTAGGTCTCGGGCTTGAGTAGTTTGCCGTGGCCGTGAAGGCCATCGAGCTGGTCCTGCGCGAACAGCATCCAGTCCTGCAACGTGATGTTGACCGTGCCGGCGGGCCCCACCGCGGGTGGGTTGTCGCTCTTCGGATCGCCCACATCGAGGGCGACGAGTCCGCCGCGGGCGGGAACGTGCCCGAGCGGCTGATCGTATTTCTTGCGCTTGCCCGGAGCGCCGAAACTCGCATTGACGATTCCGAGCGGCTTCCAGACTTCGGCGCGCAGCGCGTCTTCCCAGGTATCGCCGGTAAGCGATTCGACCACCGCGCCCGCGATGACATAGCCCAGGTTCGAGTACGCGAACTCGCCGACTTTCGAAGCGGGCGGCTGCCGCAGGTAATAGGCCACCACCATCGCGCGCTGCGCGCGCAGGCTCTTGCGCGTGCCGATGACCGTGTCGAAGTCCGCGATCTCGCGGGGATCGGCGAGCGCCGGCAGACCGGCGGTGTGTGTCAGCAGCTGTCGCAACGTGACGCCCTGCAGCTGCGAATTCATTCCCGCGGCGACGCCCGGAAAAAGCTGCGCGAGGGTGGAGTCGAAGCTGACCAGGCCTCGCTCGACCAGCCGCGCAATCAACGTCGCCGTCATCGCCTTGGTGTCGGAGCCGATGTGCCAGCGATCCCGTGTCGTCACGGACGGTTTCTGGTTGAGCGCGCGCTTGCCGGAGGCAGCCTGCGCTTCGATACGTCCCTTGATCTGCACCAGCGCCGCCGTGGCCGGCAGACCGGCGCTGTCGCGCGTCTGCGTGATGGCCTGTTCCACGAATTGCTGTAGTGGGGCATCCGCAAACGCGGGCGCAGCCGCCGCGAACAACACGCATGCCAGGGTCTGCCTCGAAATCATCTGTCCCCCTCGTAGATTTTCGTTTCGTCCGCGGTGGACAATCTACCGCGTCGGAAGAACGAGGGGCAATCGGCCCGGGGCAAGGATGGATCTTCAAGCGCTGCTGCACAGCTACGGATACGCGCTGATCTTTCTCGGCACGCTCGCCGAGGGCGAATCGCTGCTGGTGCTGGGCGGCATCTTCGCGCACCGCGGATTTCTCGACCTGCGCGGAGTCATGCTCACCGCATATCTCGCGGCAGTCTGCGGCGACCAGATGTTTTTCCATCTCGGGCGGCGGCACGCGAAGGGGTTGCTGGTACATTTTCCACGGCTGCGCGACAAGGTGAACCTGGCGCTGCGGCGAATCGAAAGCCACCAGACGCTGGTTGTATTGAGCATGCGATTCCTGTGGGGCCTGCGCATCGCGCTGCCGGTTGCGCTGGGATTGACCGGCATGAGCGCGCGCCGCTACTTCCTGCTGGATCTCGTTTCGGCGGCGGTGTGGGCGGTGTGTTTCTCGCTGCTGGGTTATGGGACGGGGCGCTTGTTTTCGCACCTCGTCGAGAACTTTCACTCCGTTGAAAAGTGGATCGCGCTCGGGTTGCTG
This sequence is a window from Pseudomonadota bacterium. Protein-coding genes within it:
- a CDS encoding serine hydrolase, giving the protein MKRTLVMLAIILIAATSFAAQTPDSSARIDQVVQEYVKAGAFMGTVLVARDGQIVFSNAYGAANVGKTAPNTLETRFRIGSLTKQFTAAAILVLEQRGKLSTTDLVKKYLPDAPAAWNQITVAHLLTHTSGIPNFTSFPEYAEFSRQPNTPQQLIDRFRGKPLDFAPGTEMRYSNSGYVLLGYIVEKASGMPYAKFLDENIFKPLEMKDSGYETSNPPIPNLAQGYARGSSGPEVAQPLDMTVPFAAGGLYSTVTDLLRWEQALFGNKLLSAASLQKLTTPAKNEYAFGLVISSRAGQRVIEHNGGINGFNSKLAYYPADKVTVVALSNINGNGADQIVDTIGALVHGEAVVLPSERKEVQLPPEVLKQYVGSYEMRPGFDFVMAVKDGQLTISPTGQSTDVLYAESKDHFFSKRIDARIEFGRDDSGAVTHLVLHQGAFNGKALKKE
- a CDS encoding tryptophanase, with the translated sequence MKTIIEPFRIKSVEPIRMTTLAQRQQILRAAHYNLFAVRSQDVIIDLLTDSGTSAMSAEQWAALMRGDESYAGSPSFERFEEAVRELMPFKHVIPTHQGRAAEAILFSIVGGAGRKIPSNTHFDTTRGNIEASGAQAFDLLIEEGKSPSNLHPFKGNMDLSKLETFLAVNGAQVPCVMITVTNNAGGGQPVSLANIKAVSEIAHRHGKPFYIDGCRFAENAWFIKSREPGQAARSIPDIVRDMFSAADGMTMSAKKDAFANIGGWLAVNDDELARNAKNRLILTEGFTSYGGLAGRDLEAIAQGLKEIVDEDYLQYRVRANTYIGERLTAAGIPIVLPVGGHAVFIDAGSLLPHIPALQYPGQALAVALYEAGGIRSCEIGTVMFGRQVDGSEKPAAMELVRLAIPRRVYTQSHADYLVEVILDVAARKDSLPGMKIVWEPPALRHFTAKFEMGTLPIS
- a CDS encoding helix-turn-helix domain-containing protein translates to MKTGQVVDALAALAHTHRLAIYRLLVEQGPAGISAGAIAERVGLVPSSLTFHLQSLHRAGLISQVRASRQLIYSADYTAMNELVGYLTDKCCAASGQSCVRKKSAA
- a CDS encoding arsenate reductase ArsC — its product is MTDRPFNVLFLCTGNSARSILAEALVTHWGRGKFAGFSAGSSPKGKVHPIALELLRQMNMSTAGMRSKSWEEFARPGAPTLDFVFTVCDNAAGEMCPVWPGQPMTAHWGVADPAAIEGSETERWLAFRQAFRELESRIKTFTSLPIRALDRAKLQERLRAIGTDQTTDALA
- a CDS encoding aquaporin, giving the protein MFRRVLGEALGSLLLTACVVGSGIMAERLSGGNGAVALLANTLATVAGLAVLIMLFGPVSGAHFNPLISGVAWFTRRIEARAAARYVLAQIVGCCAGAILANAMFELPLVAASGHARTGAGQWLSEFVATAGLVFIASRAESIREAAWQVSLWIGAAYWFTASTSFANPAITIARALSDTFAGIRPVDVPGFIAAQVAGALTGVLLLRAFTDKR
- a CDS encoding YceI family protein, which produces MRVLTSSALWILAAAAQASTPANTPSVPKGVYTLDKAHTSLIFRVNHLGFSTFTGRFTGVDARLETDPSKLSASKLDVTIDPASIASDNAPDGFLAMVAGKGWLDAQDFPTMHYRSTKVEVIGANKVRIDGELTFHGVTKPVVLEAKYNGGYAGHPMDPHARIGFSATGRFKRSDFGVTVGVPAPGTTMGVGDEVEVVLETELSGPALAKN
- a CDS encoding SDR family oxidoreductase; amino-acid sequence: MTSSKTAIVTGASRGIGAAIARRLAADGFAVVINFAGRAADAEALREQIGADGGKAVAVQADVSDAAAMRRLFDAAEAEFGGVDVLVNNAGIMQLARIADADDAMFDRHIAVNLKGVFNGMREAAKRLRDGGRIISFSSSVVGLYQPTYGVYAATKGAVEALTHVLANEMRGRNITVNAVAPGPTATELFLTGKPQELVDRIAKAAPLERLGQPEDIAAAVAFLAGPDGAWINGQVLRANGGVV
- a CDS encoding serine hydrolase domain-containing protein; this encodes MISRQTLACVLFAAAAPAFADAPLQQFVEQAITQTRDSAGLPATAALVQIKGRIEAQAASGKRALNQKPSVTTRDRWHIGSDTKAMTATLIARLVERGLVSFDSTLAQLFPGVAAGMNSQLQGVTLRQLLTHTAGLPALADPREIADFDTVIGTRKSLRAQRAMVVAYYLRQPPASKVGEFAYSNLGYVIAGAVVESLTGDTWEDALRAEVWKPLGIVNASFGAPGKRKKYDQPLGHVPARGGLVALDVGDPKSDNPPAVGPAGTVNITLQDWMLFAQDQLDGLHGHGKLLKPETYKLLHTPVKNRYAMGWGVLTEPNGDVSLLAHTGSNGYWVADLRILPQQDVISIVVTNAGGEKAEKAVRDLSKYITDRVAPN
- a CDS encoding DedA family protein gives rise to the protein MDLQALLHSYGYALIFLGTLAEGESLLVLGGIFAHRGFLDLRGVMLTAYLAAVCGDQMFFHLGRRHAKGLLVHFPRLRDKVNLALRRIESHQTLVVLSMRFLWGLRIALPVALGLTGMSARRYFLLDLVSAAVWAVCFSLLGYGTGRLFSHLVENFHSVEKWIALGLLLLGSLILFLRWHGARRTQPPDGPSA